Proteins encoded in a region of the Mucilaginibacter sabulilitoris genome:
- a CDS encoding sugar phosphate isomerase/epimerase family protein, whose translation MIQVGIFTGYFPYTLEETARKIREIGFNTVQLDVSFKDMDLSTDQITSDKCKKIRDTFRNYNLPVSCVSGYTNLVHPDPITRKKNLDHLKQIIRFANELGSPYVISESGTFDPDSDWVHHPKNKTEVGYQECLEVISGLVDFSKTQGVSFLVETYVNNVIGSIEETLRLFADINDLHLGLLMDPTNYFEEHNIDQMDQTLNQIFNALSDRIKIAHAKDVKRAASAHGVQMADIDASEAHALRGVGAIDLPAPGLGSLNYDLYLKRLSRNHPNIPIIIEHLEESDVARAKRFLDGKLLANGC comes from the coding sequence ATGATACAAGTTGGAATATTTACGGGCTATTTTCCGTATACACTGGAAGAAACTGCCCGTAAAATCAGGGAAATTGGATTCAATACGGTTCAGTTAGATGTGTCTTTTAAAGATATGGATCTTTCCACCGACCAGATCACGTCGGATAAATGTAAAAAAATACGGGATACCTTCAGGAATTATAATTTACCTGTTTCCTGTGTTTCAGGTTATACCAACCTCGTGCACCCTGATCCTATAACACGGAAAAAGAACTTGGATCACTTAAAGCAAATTATACGTTTTGCAAACGAACTGGGTTCGCCGTATGTTATCAGTGAATCCGGAACATTTGACCCCGACAGCGATTGGGTACATCATCCAAAAAATAAAACCGAAGTAGGATATCAGGAATGTCTTGAAGTGATTTCGGGATTAGTTGATTTTTCAAAGACACAAGGTGTATCTTTCCTTGTAGAAACATACGTAAATAATGTAATTGGTTCAATTGAAGAGACATTGCGCTTGTTTGCCGATATAAACGACCTGCATCTGGGCTTATTAATGGATCCTACAAACTACTTTGAAGAACATAATATTGATCAAATGGATCAAACCCTTAACCAGATTTTTAATGCCTTATCTGATAGAATAAAAATAGCTCACGCCAAAGATGTAAAACGTGCGGCCTCAGCGCATGGGGTACAAATGGCCGATATTGATGCCAGCGAGGCGCACGCATTAAGGGGCGTAGGGGCCATTGATCTTCCTGCGCCGGGCCTCGGCTCATTAAATTACGATTTGTATTTGAAACGCTTAAGCCGAAACCACCCCAATATCCCAATTATAATTGAGCATTTAGAAGAAAGCGACGTTGCGCGCGCAAAACGGTTTTTAGATGGAAAATTGCTGGCGAACGGTTGTTAA
- a CDS encoding S41 family peptidase: MRKTIPVLRTVALVMTSLILWSSCKKAAPEIQLTEKNRWILDSMKVYYYWNDQLPGSPSNQNSASVFFKSLLNTADRFSFITDPDENREEYSSFAWYGFEYALLENQQNPGELLGTITLVVPGGPAEQQGLHRGDIFTAVNGTLLNKANTDNINRLLRTGDGLRLSMAALTNGILKTGPVLTIAYLPYTEQPVYTTRIFSDGGKKAGYIFYNQFNGSYDLQLLEALGTMRRNGINELILDLRYNPGGDVSSAAKLAGALANTRSDQTFVIYQANKNGGQRNSSFQNTMTENAYQPQSFSELLNYRLDLTRVIILTSGSTASAAELLINNLRPYINVVQIGSKTMGKDMASFAIKDFRTPKLINITLHPLVFKLYNAKEQGNYSDGLQPDYTVDEFAVLPLLPFGDPGDPLLKKALELAGINISTIAMAQNKQSATNATLRVNKTFTSRRAPLLIETKKRVWAWK; the protein is encoded by the coding sequence ATGAGAAAGACCATACCTGTTTTACGCACGGTGGCTTTGGTTATGACGAGTTTAATATTATGGAGCAGCTGTAAAAAAGCCGCGCCAGAGATTCAGCTTACTGAAAAAAACCGATGGATCCTCGACAGTATGAAGGTGTACTATTACTGGAACGACCAGCTCCCCGGCTCGCCATCAAATCAAAACAGCGCAAGCGTGTTTTTCAAATCCCTGCTGAATACTGCAGATCGTTTTTCTTTTATAACAGACCCGGACGAGAACCGTGAGGAATACTCATCCTTTGCCTGGTATGGTTTTGAATATGCACTACTGGAAAATCAGCAAAACCCCGGCGAATTATTAGGAACAATAACGCTGGTGGTACCCGGGGGTCCCGCGGAGCAGCAGGGTCTGCACCGCGGTGATATTTTCACAGCGGTGAACGGCACATTGCTTAACAAAGCTAACACAGACAATATTAACCGTTTACTCCGTACGGGTGATGGTTTGCGGCTATCAATGGCCGCTCTAACCAATGGAATACTTAAGACCGGGCCTGTGCTTACGATAGCCTATTTACCTTACACAGAACAGCCAGTTTATACAACCAGAATATTTAGCGATGGTGGAAAAAAGGCAGGGTATATTTTTTATAACCAATTTAATGGCAGCTACGACCTTCAACTACTGGAAGCACTGGGTACTATGCGGCGTAATGGAATTAATGAACTTATACTTGATCTTCGTTATAATCCAGGCGGCGATGTATCATCTGCGGCCAAGCTTGCGGGTGCACTTGCCAATACTAGATCCGATCAAACCTTTGTAATTTACCAGGCTAACAAAAACGGTGGACAGAGGAACAGTTCATTTCAAAATACTATGACTGAAAACGCATATCAGCCACAATCATTTAGTGAACTGCTGAATTACCGTCTTGATTTAACCAGGGTTATTATACTTACCTCAGGTTCTACTGCCTCAGCCGCCGAATTACTGATCAACAATCTGCGTCCATATATAAATGTGGTACAAATAGGAAGCAAAACGATGGGCAAAGACATGGCCAGTTTTGCCATTAAAGACTTCAGGACCCCAAAGTTGATTAATATTACACTCCACCCGTTGGTTTTTAAGCTGTATAACGCTAAGGAACAAGGGAATTATAGTGATGGATTACAACCAGACTATACGGTAGATGAATTTGCTGTATTACCACTATTACCCTTTGGCGACCCTGGCGACCCACTTTTAAAAAAGGCGTTAGAACTTGCAGGAATAAATATCTCAACTATCGCTATGGCGCAAAACAAGCAGTCAGCAACTAACGCAACACTCAGGGTAAATAAAACATTCACCAGCAGAAGAGCACCTCTGCTTATTGAAACAAAAAAACGAGTATGGGCATGGAAATAA
- a CDS encoding FecR family protein, with translation MNKEILKRYFEGLSGRWEKKQVQEYLEGDDLQVFDEYIREQKENKNREGVADDSYKNDFYKELTGRIKEIENPGKVRQMIGFKPLLKIAASIMLVSSISGFLYLKIKQQSKNISRTLTSINNDTRNLKEVELKDGTKIWLNPGTKLAYDPQGFGDTARQVSITGEAYFNVAHDKARPFRVKAGGITTTVLGTTFNVEAYTDEQDVRVMLVTGHVRINSATGTAILFPGQMLKYSHHNKTMKISLVDVTDKQELYTSGKLVFENLPLNDVLKRLERVFNVKISAVDTNILTNKRISGAYFRDNPETALNRILFIHGLHYNKKGEDKYVIIK, from the coding sequence ATGAACAAGGAAATTTTAAAAAGGTATTTTGAAGGACTGAGCGGCCGGTGGGAAAAAAAACAGGTGCAAGAGTATCTTGAAGGGGATGATCTGCAGGTTTTTGATGAATACATCAGGGAGCAGAAGGAAAATAAAAATAGGGAGGGGGTTGCTGATGATAGTTATAAGAATGATTTCTATAAGGAACTTACAGGCCGCATTAAAGAAATAGAAAATCCCGGAAAGGTGCGACAGATGATTGGTTTTAAGCCATTATTAAAAATTGCGGCAAGTATCATGTTGGTTTCATCCATTAGTGGATTTTTATATCTCAAAATTAAGCAGCAATCAAAGAATATAAGCCGCACCCTGACCAGCATTAATAATGATACCCGCAACCTCAAAGAAGTTGAATTGAAGGATGGAACAAAGATTTGGTTGAACCCGGGAACCAAACTTGCTTATGACCCTCAGGGTTTCGGTGACACGGCAAGGCAGGTGAGCATCACCGGAGAAGCCTACTTTAATGTAGCACATGATAAAGCGAGGCCATTCAGGGTAAAAGCCGGAGGAATAACTACCACGGTTTTGGGAACCACATTTAATGTAGAGGCTTATACAGACGAACAGGATGTAAGGGTAATGCTTGTTACCGGGCATGTGCGTATAAATTCTGCTACCGGCACCGCGATATTGTTTCCGGGCCAGATGCTGAAATATTCTCATCATAACAAAACCATGAAGATCAGCTTGGTTGACGTAACTGATAAACAGGAGCTCTATACCAGCGGTAAACTGGTTTTTGAGAATTTACCTCTGAACGATGTTCTTAAGCGGCTGGAACGTGTATTCAATGTGAAAATTTCTGCCGTCGATACCAATATTTTAACAAATAAAAGAATCAGCGGCGCTTATTTCCGTGACAACCCAGAAACCGCGTTGAACCGCATTTTATTCATTCACGGATTACATTATAACAAGAAAGGAGAGGACAAATATGTAATTATAAAATAA
- a CDS encoding TonB-dependent receptor: MCKTTKLNIFFIGKPCLLAISLAIALFINPVSGQSAATKKAKENLIELNIYNSNLNNVLTIIKSQSDYNFFYDREAAKKLPVNRLIFTKTPIHEVLRKMREILPLQYDVLNNEISVRIETPEQFNRRKMQEQPGKITGRVLDEKGETLPSANIRIVQLNRSLQSGTDGTYQLSVEPGTYTIEVSYIGYQTKQITGVVVRPGQNTPLNILLTMDSKALNTVVITSSYKKASVEGLYARQKNNAAVSDGITSEQISRTPDNNTAQVLKRISGLQVSDNKYVVIRGLSDRYNNVLLNGALLPSSEPNRRNFAFDMVPSAILDRIVVNKTATPDLTGEFTGGLVQIETKDIPDTSFYQVTIGTGFNTQSTGNNMYGLDRGKDAWIGFASDIHKKPEGMTFGEYNELESKVNHNTPAKDPIRQQMHQFLGSIPDNWKLKRYTADPIQNYQFQMGQVFSFKNNSRLGLVAALTYRNEQNIENRSLHSPFFDYTGTANSFVTTIGGSFNVGYQFGKNKITWQNTYNHRFSDNLWKYTGIDIDNSNLRQDSYSNVTIISQLFQSQLGGEHTLSKNGIKVDWFASAGRVDRDQPYSRLVSRNNGRANGDGNNLPADYLIIDLGDLRLRNGNLFYSELNEKIYNWAANIQAPFRLLNLGQTFKAGYQGKYRTADFDADLYRMYAFSDAGSFDGLAYDKILNQKNFATKLYLHSINTSGLEVPTARSSDGYDGFQRLNAFYGMLDLKPLKKLRIIGGLRAEKNDQNVHDFVFNPQTQHPERQLITNKQTDWLPSVNAIYSITDKLNFRAAWYKSVARPDLRELSSFSYWDYDLFATVSGAPLHTTKTENADLRLEYYPSPGEVISVSGFYKNFHNPIELMYIPSSGGGGVSYYYRNLQSALDRGLEVDLRKSLNFINSASDFLSNLYISGNFTWLNANISFYPNDAVDSLGKPVYPKRDRPLAGQSPYIINGGLLYTGKSFGVNLSYNRFGKRIVFASPDRGEDEYENPRNLLDLQVSYKFLKQKRAELKLNVNDLLNQEQLFYKNQFDEGNPLGFPARSTSVERYPGEGEALQPGQKDPKGTSYNKDYDMVVRRYKFGTTYSVNFIYRF, translated from the coding sequence ATGTGTAAAACTACGAAACTAAATATATTTTTTATTGGTAAACCGTGCCTGCTCGCTATTTCTTTAGCGATAGCATTGTTTATCAACCCCGTGAGCGGGCAATCCGCAGCAACAAAAAAAGCTAAAGAAAATCTGATTGAGCTGAATATTTATAATTCCAATCTTAATAATGTATTAACGATTATAAAATCGCAATCTGATTATAATTTTTTTTATGATAGGGAAGCTGCTAAAAAACTGCCTGTTAATCGGCTCATATTTACAAAAACGCCCATCCATGAAGTACTACGTAAAATGCGCGAAATATTACCGCTGCAATACGATGTGCTGAACAACGAAATATCTGTACGCATTGAAACACCGGAACAGTTTAACCGCAGAAAAATGCAGGAACAACCCGGAAAAATAACGGGCCGGGTGCTTGATGAAAAAGGCGAAACCCTGCCCAGCGCTAATATCAGAATAGTTCAACTAAACCGGTCATTGCAAAGTGGCACCGATGGTACTTACCAGTTGAGCGTTGAACCGGGAACCTATACCATTGAAGTTAGCTATATAGGGTATCAAACCAAGCAGATTACAGGTGTGGTGGTAAGGCCAGGGCAAAATACTCCTCTGAATATATTATTAACCATGGATTCAAAAGCATTGAATACCGTTGTGATAACATCAAGCTATAAAAAAGCCTCTGTTGAGGGTTTATACGCCAGGCAAAAAAATAATGCTGCGGTATCTGATGGTATTACTTCAGAGCAAATTAGCCGTACACCTGATAACAATACCGCGCAGGTACTTAAACGGATAAGCGGTTTACAGGTATCGGACAATAAATATGTGGTTATCCGCGGATTGAGTGACCGTTATAATAACGTGCTGCTTAATGGGGCCCTTTTACCAAGCAGTGAGCCAAACCGTAGGAATTTTGCTTTTGATATGGTGCCCAGCGCCATTCTTGACCGCATCGTGGTGAACAAGACTGCTACCCCTGATCTTACCGGTGAATTTACCGGCGGATTGGTTCAGATTGAAACAAAAGATATACCCGATACTAGCTTTTATCAGGTTACTATAGGTACCGGATTTAATACGCAAAGCACAGGTAATAATATGTATGGACTTGACCGTGGAAAAGATGCCTGGATAGGTTTTGCGTCTGATATACATAAAAAACCCGAAGGCATGACCTTTGGGGAGTACAACGAGCTGGAATCAAAGGTTAACCATAATACACCAGCCAAAGATCCAATTCGGCAGCAAATGCATCAATTTTTAGGTTCCATTCCTGATAATTGGAAGCTGAAAAGATATACAGCCGATCCTATACAAAATTACCAGTTTCAGATGGGACAGGTATTTTCATTTAAAAATAATAGCCGTTTAGGACTGGTTGCGGCGTTGACCTACCGCAATGAGCAAAATATTGAAAACAGAAGTTTGCACAGTCCCTTTTTTGACTACACGGGCACAGCAAATAGCTTTGTTACCACAATTGGAGGCAGTTTTAACGTAGGTTATCAGTTCGGTAAAAATAAAATCACATGGCAAAATACCTATAACCACAGGTTTAGTGATAATTTATGGAAGTATACCGGGATAGATATAGATAATAGCAATTTACGACAGGACAGTTATAGTAATGTAACTATCATCAGCCAGCTTTTTCAGTCGCAGTTAGGCGGAGAACATACCCTGAGTAAAAATGGTATTAAGGTAGATTGGTTTGCCTCAGCGGGAAGGGTAGACCGTGATCAGCCGTACAGTCGCTTAGTTTCCAGGAACAATGGCCGTGCCAATGGTGATGGAAATAATCTACCGGCAGACTATTTAATTATTGATCTGGGCGATCTAAGACTAAGAAACGGAAACCTGTTTTACTCAGAATTAAATGAAAAAATTTATAACTGGGCCGCAAACATACAGGCGCCATTTCGTCTGCTTAATCTCGGCCAAACTTTTAAAGCAGGTTACCAGGGCAAATACAGGACGGCTGATTTTGACGCTGACCTTTATCGCATGTACGCGTTTAGTGATGCAGGCAGTTTTGATGGCTTAGCATATGATAAAATCTTAAATCAAAAGAATTTTGCAACTAAACTTTACCTGCATTCTATAAATACCAGTGGTTTAGAAGTGCCCACTGCACGATCATCTGACGGATATGATGGTTTTCAGCGCCTGAATGCCTTCTATGGTATGCTTGATCTTAAGCCACTGAAAAAACTCCGGATTATTGGCGGTTTACGGGCCGAAAAAAACGATCAGAATGTCCACGATTTTGTATTCAATCCGCAGACACAGCACCCTGAAAGACAACTTATCACAAATAAACAAACGGATTGGTTGCCATCGGTTAATGCCATTTACTCTATTACTGATAAATTAAATTTTCGCGCGGCCTGGTACAAATCAGTAGCCCGTCCGGACCTTCGTGAATTATCCAGCTTCTCCTATTGGGATTATGATCTGTTTGCAACAGTATCGGGAGCCCCATTACACACTACCAAAACTGAAAATGCCGATTTGCGCCTGGAGTATTATCCGTCTCCCGGAGAAGTGATCAGTGTGTCAGGTTTCTACAAGAATTTTCATAACCCTATCGAACTCATGTATATACCTTCGTCAGGAGGTGGAGGTGTGAGTTATTATTATCGAAATCTGCAAAGCGCACTTGACAGAGGATTGGAGGTTGATTTGAGGAAATCCCTTAACTTCATCAACTCCGCTTCTGATTTCTTGTCTAATCTTTATATTTCGGGCAATTTCACCTGGCTCAACGCCAACATCAGCTTTTATCCTAATGATGCGGTAGACTCATTAGGAAAGCCGGTATACCCCAAGCGCGACAGGCCGCTTGCAGGTCAATCGCCTTACATTATTAATGGCGGGCTGCTATACACAGGTAAATCATTTGGTGTTAATCTGTCCTATAACCGATTTGGTAAACGCATCGTTTTTGCCTCTCCAGACAGGGGTGAAGATGAATATGAAAACCCGCGTAACCTGCTTGATCTTCAGGTAAGCTATAAGTTCCTGAAACAAAAACGCGCCGAGTTAAAGCTTAATGTAAACGATTTACTGAACCAGGAACAGCTTTTTTATAAAAACCAATTTGATGAAGGCAACCCCTTAGGATTTCCCGCGCGATCAACATCCGTAGAGCGGTATCCCGGTGAAGGCGAAGCTTTGCAGCCCGGGCAAAAAGACCCCAAAGGAACTTCCTATAACAAAGATTACGATATGGTAGTACGCCGCTACAAATTCGGCACTACGTACAGTGTCAATTTTATTTATCGCTTTTAA
- a CDS encoding sigma-70 family RNA polymerase sigma factor — protein sequence MKTTGTIDKEQIFKTIYLATFDKLNKTLNSIKNDELVHDAIQEAYLKLWVKMDEQEEQEDYMPFLYFYARNYAIKQISRNIKRELLEGDIFREANGINLEHELEFKEYHLQLSQAVNRLPTKRREVYRLFKEEGLSYKSIGKKLHISYKTVDNHLTKATRAIKYEIRSIYGITKLIVILLLFLLGR from the coding sequence ATGAAAACAACAGGCACTATAGATAAAGAGCAAATTTTCAAGACTATTTACCTGGCAACTTTTGACAAACTAAATAAGACTTTAAATTCTATAAAGAATGACGAGCTTGTTCATGATGCCATCCAGGAAGCTTATTTAAAACTATGGGTAAAAATGGATGAGCAGGAAGAACAAGAGGATTATATGCCCTTCCTATATTTTTATGCCAGGAATTATGCCATAAAACAAATTTCAAGAAATATTAAACGCGAGTTGCTGGAAGGAGATATTTTTCGCGAAGCTAATGGCATAAATCTGGAACATGAACTGGAATTTAAAGAATACCACTTACAGCTTAGCCAGGCAGTTAATCGCCTGCCAACAAAAAGAAGAGAAGTTTACCGGTTATTTAAAGAAGAAGGATTAAGTTACAAATCAATAGGGAAAAAACTTCATATTTCTTACAAAACAGTAGATAATCATTTAACTAAGGCTACCCGCGCAATAAAGTATGAGATCCGCTCCATTTACGGTATTACCAAACTGATAGTGATTTTATTATTGTTCTTGCTGGGACGATAA
- a CDS encoding helix-turn-helix domain-containing protein translates to MLHNYFKYLNITPIEERWGMFVTAVGYSKVEPNDNYPNQIHPQSHHLTWNRGRILNDYYIVFISKGKGVYGSALTEPTDVTAGTCFFLYPEVWHRYKPDPKSGWEEYWVGFNGFYIEQLMANGFFDKQTPFVFLDLNKDILIMFRNLIEAVQASLTGYPQYIAGITMQILGLINNVAHHHQEYSNDPVGKLISKAKFIIQESFEDALDMEKLAMELPMGYSSFRKAFKQITGESPNQYHLNLRLSRAKDLLTSTVLNINEIAYQTGFESVFYFSKLFKKKNGVSPNAFRKNIDQSF, encoded by the coding sequence ATGTTACATAATTACTTTAAATATTTAAACATTACGCCTATTGAGGAGCGTTGGGGTATGTTTGTTACGGCTGTGGGTTATTCAAAAGTTGAACCTAATGATAATTATCCTAACCAAATACACCCGCAAAGTCATCATTTAACCTGGAACAGGGGGCGTATATTAAATGATTATTATATTGTTTTTATTTCAAAAGGTAAGGGCGTCTATGGTTCGGCGTTAACCGAACCAACTGATGTAACTGCTGGTACATGTTTTTTTCTGTATCCAGAGGTATGGCACCGGTATAAACCCGACCCTAAATCGGGTTGGGAAGAATATTGGGTTGGGTTTAACGGTTTTTATATAGAGCAATTAATGGCCAATGGTTTTTTTGACAAGCAAACCCCCTTTGTTTTTTTAGACTTAAATAAAGATATACTGATCATGTTCCGTAACTTAATTGAAGCTGTTCAGGCTTCTTTAACCGGTTATCCTCAGTATATTGCCGGTATTACCATGCAAATTTTAGGACTCATCAATAATGTAGCCCATCATCATCAGGAATATAGTAATGACCCGGTCGGGAAATTAATATCAAAGGCAAAATTTATTATCCAGGAATCATTTGAAGATGCCCTGGATATGGAAAAACTGGCCATGGAGCTGCCTATGGGGTATTCTTCTTTTCGTAAGGCTTTTAAACAAATTACCGGTGAATCGCCCAATCAATACCATTTAAATTTACGGCTTTCAAGGGCTAAAGATCTGCTTACATCTACAGTTTTAAATATCAACGAAATAGCCTATCAAACCGGGTTTGAATCTGTTTTTTATTTTTCAAAATTGTTTAAAAAGAAAAATGGCGTTTCTCCAAATGCCTTTCGAAAAAACATCGATCAATCATTTTAA
- a CDS encoding alpha-L-rhamnosidase-related protein: MFIKRVYIKLIFFLAILEPLIGSAKSTHKIITDEPKTITISTPKLNMVLNYNNKASVTSLVINGKKVISSADGIYTSIKAGGITYSSLHLKSNPVLIKTADSYKIDGISYGDKDLTINESWTFIKKDKSIKWLIERKLSKQVKVDEAAMPVFNFDDINTWNGAYQGYGGLAWFYLFNEPLCTYGVHTRSSSFWNSKNGIGLNITVDAPGKEVAMKYTRTNENKLAYTVTVSNQEMLPRTDSGTNRRRFIRKATDVWSAFNIPAGKSSQSLTFSYFDYNDKYGRGKLAGINGDQVNAVLSTIARIGVIDSLHFGGNSWHTPYGPVCLHEQYIAQLGLGINDPNYLKGYKSCLDFYRDHAIKPDGRVYPRWAYTNEDAMPGQFNKYGFYEAQWGILMDSNPDFVTNVAELYDMTGDKAWVKTHQLSCEKALDWILKRDSNNNGLVEMMTDNQAQKQSSDWIDIIWASYENAFVNANLYHALVKWADIENQLNNHTKAQYYENFAAKLKTSFNKSTSQGGFWDDENKCYIHWRDKDQTIHGRNMVTPVNFMAIAYDICDDDSRKKLILDNIENQMQKENLFFWPLAMTSYAPGEGKDWQWPFPGYENGDLFLSWGAVGVKAYASYNPALAVKYVKNVLDRYSKDGLAFQRYGRLKQDGLGDDILSGNSLSIVGLYQAIYGVNPLYNRFYLDPHITPELEGTALKYNFRDQRLTVNLDNDSYAVSNQQFKVICNKSFGFNATKNQLSYFNGSNPVASLQITTDKPLTISVSQWSNVKMEWQQTATKPSAKALTYLIKQLKPNANYIVSINGKAVQKVKSDDKGDISITHRISGASEKMSIGYGN, encoded by the coding sequence ATGTTTATCAAAAGAGTATATATTAAGCTGATATTTTTTTTAGCGATACTGGAGCCATTAATCGGATCTGCAAAATCAACTCACAAAATAATAACCGACGAGCCTAAAACAATTACGATAAGTACACCAAAGCTTAACATGGTGCTTAATTATAATAACAAAGCGAGCGTCACATCGCTGGTAATTAACGGCAAAAAGGTGATTAGCAGTGCAGATGGTATCTATACTTCAATAAAAGCAGGTGGTATAACTTATTCTTCATTGCATTTAAAAAGTAATCCAGTGCTAATAAAAACCGCTGATAGTTACAAGATTGACGGTATCAGTTACGGCGATAAGGATTTAACTATTAATGAGAGCTGGACTTTTATAAAAAAAGACAAATCCATAAAATGGCTTATTGAAAGAAAGCTCTCAAAACAGGTTAAGGTAGATGAAGCGGCCATGCCCGTTTTTAATTTTGACGACATCAATACCTGGAACGGGGCGTATCAGGGTTACGGTGGCTTGGCCTGGTTTTATTTATTTAATGAGCCACTATGCACTTACGGTGTTCACACCCGGTCATCCAGCTTTTGGAACAGCAAAAATGGTATAGGTTTAAACATAACGGTTGACGCACCGGGCAAAGAGGTAGCGATGAAATATACCCGTACAAATGAAAATAAACTGGCTTATACAGTTACTGTTTCTAACCAGGAAATGCTACCACGCACAGACAGTGGCACCAACAGGCGCCGTTTTATACGGAAAGCCACTGATGTATGGTCTGCTTTTAATATACCAGCCGGTAAAAGTTCGCAAAGTTTAACATTCAGCTATTTTGATTATAATGACAAATATGGCCGCGGTAAACTGGCGGGGATAAATGGAGATCAGGTAAATGCTGTGTTAAGTACAATTGCCCGAATTGGCGTAATTGATTCGCTGCATTTTGGCGGCAACAGCTGGCATACCCCTTACGGACCTGTGTGCTTGCACGAACAGTATATTGCTCAGCTTGGCTTAGGCATCAATGACCCTAATTATTTGAAAGGTTATAAGAGCTGTCTTGATTTTTATCGTGACCATGCGATAAAACCCGACGGGCGGGTGTACCCGCGATGGGCTTATACCAATGAGGATGCCATGCCTGGGCAATTTAATAAATATGGTTTTTACGAAGCACAATGGGGAATACTCATGGATTCGAACCCCGATTTCGTAACCAACGTTGCCGAGCTGTATGATATGACTGGGGATAAAGCGTGGGTAAAAACCCATCAACTATCATGCGAGAAAGCTTTAGACTGGATACTTAAACGAGACAGCAATAATAACGGCCTTGTCGAAATGATGACAGATAACCAGGCGCAAAAACAAAGCAGCGATTGGATAGACATTATCTGGGCATCGTATGAAAATGCCTTTGTCAACGCCAATCTTTATCACGCGCTCGTAAAATGGGCTGATATTGAAAACCAGCTAAATAATCACACTAAAGCACAGTACTATGAAAACTTTGCCGCCAAATTAAAAACAAGCTTTAACAAATCAACCAGCCAGGGTGGTTTCTGGGACGACGAAAACAAATGTTATATTCACTGGCGAGACAAAGACCAAACCATTCACGGCCGCAACATGGTTACTCCGGTTAATTTTATGGCTATAGCCTATGATATTTGCGATGATGATAGCCGGAAAAAATTGATCCTTGATAATATTGAGAATCAAATGCAAAAGGAAAATCTTTTCTTTTGGCCGCTTGCTATGACATCGTATGCTCCCGGCGAAGGTAAGGACTGGCAATGGCCTTTCCCCGGATATGAAAATGGCGATTTGTTTTTGTCATGGGGAGCCGTTGGGGTTAAAGCCTATGCAAGTTATAACCCGGCATTGGCAGTTAAGTATGTGAAAAACGTGCTGGATCGGTATAGTAAAGATGGCCTTGCATTTCAACGATATGGCCGTCTGAAACAGGATGGCCTGGGCGATGATATTTTGTCTGGCAACAGCCTTTCTATAGTAGGGTTATATCAAGCTATCTACGGCGTAAATCCATTGTATAATCGCTTTTATCTCGACCCGCATATTACACCGGAACTTGAAGGTACTGCACTGAAATATAATTTCAGAGATCAGCGCTTAACTGTTAACCTTGATAATGATAGCTATGCGGTATCGAATCAACAGTTTAAGGTTATTTGTAATAAAAGCTTTGGCTTTAACGCCACCAAAAATCAACTGAGCTATTTTAACGGCAGCAATCCCGTAGCTTCTTTACAAATCACAACAGACAAGCCGTTAACTATCAGCGTAAGCCAATGGAGCAATGTTAAAATGGAATGGCAGCAAACAGCAACCAAACCGTCGGCAAAAGCGCTCACTTATCTTATTAAGCAATTGAAACCGAATGCAAATTATATAGTTTCTATTAATGGAAAAGCGGTTCAAAAGGTAAAGAGTGATGATAAAGGCGATATTTCAATAACCCATCGCATTAGCGGAGCTTCAGAAAAGATGAGCATCGGCTATGGAAATTAA